A stretch of DNA from Fusobacterium sp. DD2:
GGGATATATTTACTTTTCCATATAGTAAAAAAAATGTTATAATAACTTAACGAATATATACATTGAGGTGAAGTTATGAAAAAAATATTGACCATGATTTTCTTGATATTGATAAATATAATAAGTTTTTCAAAAAATATAGATTTTAATTTTAATATACCAACTGGAAAGATTCTCTACTATAAAGATGGAGCAGAAAATAGTGGAGAGGCTCTTTTTTATGATGGACATACCCAGCTTAACTTAGAAGAAAAAAACTACTCATTTGTCTTTTCAACACCTGAATATCCTATGATACAAAAAGATATTAATATAAAGGAAGTAAATGCACCTATAAATATTAATTTCACCCGTAACGATACTGTAAAAGTAAAAGGAAATGTAAAAAGTGGTGAACTGAATATTGGAGCTGCAAAAATCACCCTATATAATAGTAAGAATATTGGATATAATTTTACAACAGATCTATTTGGAAACTTCACAGCATATGTGCCAAAGGGAAATTACCGTATCCATGTAGAGAGAAAAGACTATACTCTTGATAAAAAAAATGCAATAGTATATCAGTTTACAAATCCGGCAATTCCATATACAGTTAACATAAATCTTCATCAGATCCCAAGCTTTATAAAAGGACAGGCTGTAGATGAACATGGAAACTCTATTCCATATCCTATTGTTTCTATAAAACTTGGAACTGAAATCAAAAAGATAACAGGTGATGAATTTGGGATGTTTGAACTTAAATTAAAACCTGGTATTGTAACTATAATGTGTGAAAAAGAGGGGTACACAGAAAATGGTACCATTAGAAAT
This window harbors:
- a CDS encoding carboxypeptidase-like regulatory domain-containing protein, with translation MKKILTMIFLILINIISFSKNIDFNFNIPTGKILYYKDGAENSGEALFYDGHTQLNLEEKNYSFVFSTPEYPMIQKDINIKEVNAPININFTRNDTVKVKGNVKSGELNIGAAKITLYNSKNIGYNFTTDLFGNFTAYVPKGNYRIHVERKDYTLDKKNAIVYQFTNPAIPYTVNINLHQIPSFIKGQAVDEHGNSIPYPIVSIKLGTEIKKITGDEFGMFELKLKPGIVTIMCEKEGYTENGTIRNVEKNTSVTNIEIQLTRIRSSISGIVTDGVKPIRGAKVFLRDNDFNKISTTKTDENGFYEFYKIPSRKNVFITVMDNNKVLKRSESFDLDHDIKNFNLILDN